The nucleotide window CGCCACCCTTCGCCCAGCGATCCCTGCAGAAGGAATTGACCCAACACCGCATCACAATCTGGCAGGATTGAGCATGGGTCCCTCATCCCAGCTTCTCCAGGTCCAAATTCTTCCAtaaacaaaaaaaaacacacaaaagaaaaagggaaCCTCTCCTCACCATGGCTGAGCCAGAGGACATACACGCTCGCAAGCCCTCCGGTGTAAATATATTCGGAATCACTGGCAGCGGCTATCATCATCTAATGCCCCACGAAATGGCCGATCTTCACAACTCCGGCGGCGTGCCCCCCTCGCCGGAAGCAAAAATGAGCAGTCCTCCTGAGACACCGCATTCCTTTCATAACCTGCTCGGCGGGCACCACCCAGCCGGGAGTTCTTCTTCTAGTCCAAGAATCGCTGATTCTCAAGGAACGCCTGAGCCGTACTCTGAGATCTGGGCTCCGTCTATGCCGCgtggtgatgagaagaaggatatgCCTAGGACCATGGAGCGAGAAGTCAAGATGAGTGAGGGAGGGAAACTTCCTAAGATTGTGGAACCGAGGGGGGATGCTATggatgatgagtttgatgatgagattttTTATAAGAAGTTTGGTAAGTTTCTCATTTTGTTGTTGGAGTATGAAAACTTACTTGAATAGCTGAGCCTCCAAAGGGCTGCTCCACAACACGAGATATTCACCAGCCAAGATCAAGTTGGCTCTCAATTACCATCTACGTCCTCTCTGTCTACTCAACAGTCGGCAGTGGGATCTGGCTCGTCACGGCCATTCTCCAACCACGATGGGGCCACAAAATCGCCTCGGGAGCATCcctctcaccatcaacagcaacaacccTCGCAGCATTACTAGCAAAGACCATCGAAATGTCCTTCGTCACCGTCTTCGTCTCATGCTTAGGCCAAGTTCTCACTCGGAGAGCGTTTATTCGAAAAGCGCATGGCATGTCACTTGCtgagatgacgatgaggaacTGGGTTATTCAGCCTGGATCTCTTATCACTCACTTCGAAACACTGCCTTCTTCGTCCTTGACGCTTCTGGGGATGTTGTCGCTTACTGCTACGATTGCAGCTGCGTTTTACACTACTGCTTCTGACGCGATGGTCTCACCGAAACTGAAGTCTGGGAGTTGGGAGCATAAGGAGCTTGCTGGATATGTGCGAGCCTCATATGCCAATGCAGCTTATGTGCGCGAGGATTGCCCATATCTTTTCAACATTACCGAAGATATCCATGCCGCCGAGTCTTGCATGAACGTTCAGTTCTCAGGGCAATCTTACAGAAATTTACTCAACTATATGAATATGTGGACGAACCTCAACCAAAACGGAACCGAAATCTCATCCGATTTGAAGAAGCGGCCTGGTGGAACGACGCTGCTCTTCGATAACACTACGATGTACTCTTCCTGGATCGAGACAGAACACGGCGATGTTGAAGCACAGTTTGAGGAAACAGGACGTATTATCAACAATGTCACTCTCGCCCTTCCTCACCCAGGCGTGTACGGTGCTTCCACTCTCAAAGTGAACGGAATTCTTCAACCCGACGATCTTGCTGGAGTTGGAGAGTACACTGTCCGAGCTGGAGTTGTCTCACCATCTGTCAATGTTCTTTGTGTCGatatggagaagaaggaactTGCGCCTCTTGTTTACACGACATGGCCTAATGCCAAGGTCAACAACACTGATATCCCTGGTCAAAAGACGGGTTGGCCTGGTTGGACAGGCGAGGTTCCCCAGCCACTTGATgggaagaacaaggactATTATCTTAACCGAACTGTCGTGGATGATATCTTTAGATGGGGGCCTAAATACGAGCGTCGTCCCCCCGTCTTTCAGATGGTAGGTCATCCCCCTATGCCTCAAGCCGTAGCTAATGTGTGTAGTACCCCTTTGACTTCAACCTCCTCACCAACGCAACCGTCTATGCAGCCGACGCCATCTACACCCTCGGCAAAACAGCCGAGAACAAGAACTACACCGTCTGTCAACTTCGATCATGGGTATCTCCCAACTGTTCCACCGAGTTTAACATCTCCGGTATCGCCGGTGCCAGCATGAAAGCTCACTGCGAAGACGATGCCGACGAGAACGCTTATCGACGATCATTCCCTTCAGACCAAGGCTGGTCTGCCCCATCTCTGGACTGGAAGGTAAGTCTCACCTTGTCCCTTGTATGAACAATACTGACGACTATAGTGGCTCGCTGATCAATGGCGATTGTCTATGGATCTCAACGGTGGCGCTGTTAACAACAATGCTTCCAACGCTCGAATCCTCACCCAACTCGCCCTTCATGAACCAAAGATGCCCGCCTCTTATCCCTCACTCGCTGAAGCTCTCGCTGTATATTCCAGctctctcatcatgatcaGCGCCATCGACACGCCTTTCCGCCATTACTGGGATCAGGACCCAAAAGCATATCCCGAGAACGTCATCCCAGCACCTGGATTCCCCCAACCCTTTAACGCATCTCTCATCACTCAAGAGTACACATCTGGACACACTCAGCCATGGCAGAATATCTTCTACGTCGTTCTCGTTCTCGTCTTCGCCATCAATTTATTCTGTCTGGGTTATTTCATCATGCGCTCCGGGCTAGTGACAGACTTCACAGAGCCGCAGAACTTGTTCTCCCTGGCGATCAACAGTCCGCCTAGCAATTCTTTCCATGGCAGTTGTGGAGGGGGTCCTGAGAAGAGACATCTTGTTGTTCCTTGGAAGGTTGCGTACGCGCCGAGTGCGAACCATTATTTCTTCCAGGATAATTCGCCTGGAAAGGAGACGTCTGAAGGGTTGAGTACGGCGAGAGAGTATGGGGAACCGAGGGTGAGCAGTTACAAGAGACTCAGCATGAGTAGGACTTGGCTGTAGACGGATCTGCATGTGTAGTTGGATTGTATAAGCAAGCGTTCCGAAATGCATGGTTGGGGAGTTGTCATATTATATTCAGCAGGGAGTCAATACACTACCGCACGTACATACATATATATCATGAACATCGCATGATCAGATACTTTCTCGCAAGGTCTTATCCTATCACTTAATGTACATTGGTTGCATATGAGCTAGATGTTTAGTACACCATCAGCCACTGTCACAACAGCTTGCAGCCTCAGCAAAGAGAAGGACATCCCTACCTCAACTAATGCTTATTCTTTGAGATCTAGCAGTGACTTATTTCAGTGCCAGCTGCATATCTAATATCGGCTAGGCTTTGGCACCGAGCTTTCCAAAACGTCGGTGATTCACCTTCAATGAAatccagcatatcatatGCAGCCAACATAAATCAAGCAAGCACTTTTTCTTAAATGATCTCCTACATCTCACTCAACACACATCACATTAGAATCTCACCTTTCCTTTATTACTCTtagttttctttttattcGAAACGGCCTGCTTAATTTAAAGTTGAAACAGAAATCACGAAGTTGTATTGCATCTGATCTGCTAGCCTCACATTACTACTAGTAAGTTATATTTCTTTCCTCACCTTTTCCAAGGCATGATACTAACAGAGACTGCCTTACAGGCATCCTTTTTCTATACTTGAATCCACCTGATCAATGCCATGGAGCCTATTGGTGCTGCTTATACCCTTACTGCCGCCCAGTTTGCTGGACAGGTCAACCAGCGTGGCGGCAATGTTGCGGTGCGTCGGGCCCAGGTCGATTGTGTCCTTGCTTCTTTCGAAGAGGCAAAAAAGTACATGTCGAAGGACGGAATAGAAGAGGCGCACAAGTACCTCAGAACTGGTGAATGGGTTCGAGATCAAACCAATGCAGGCAGTCATCCAGCCTACAAGAGGTTTGTTGGCAGCGGAGGCTACAAAAAGACACTGTACTATCCACAGTTCTTCGTTATTCAGGCGATATATACCCTGAATGGTAGGCAGATCGGTGATGCCGTTGAGCGGATGTACGAAGAGTTGTCGGGACAGTGGGGGAAGTCTATCCCTTCAGACAAGCCTTTCTATCCGCGTCTCGCGGACCCTGATCAGGAGCGTCTCTTGATCATGGGTGACTACCGATGGCGGGATTTTCAAGTCGGGAGACaagccagcaacaacacaATCCATGTTGCTATCCCGGAGGCCAAAGATCATGCCGCCGCTCTCAGCGACAACAACAATACGAACAACAAACAAAAAGTCTTAGACGGCTACCTGAGAGCTGCCGCACAACTTTCGGCAGAAATAAACCCCGAGTCACAACTAAAAGGACGGGACAGAGAGGTGCAACTATTGCAAGATCAACTCAGAGACTCCCAGCAAAGAAATGCAGGCCTACAGCGACAGGTCCAAGAACAAACCAAGCTTAGGCGGCATGCAGAGCATCAAACAAAGATGTCACAGAACCGGCTGAAGGAAAGGCAAGAACAGCTCCAAGATGCACAGGACCAGCTGCATGAAACCcaacaagagcttcaagacATGTATCACCGGTACCGCGAGTCGCAGATGCTTCTCAGCAAGTACGAAGAGAAGGCTAAGCAGGTCCATCGTCACATCTCACAGTCTCAATCATTCTCCAACCGCGCGCTCGAGGCCGCCTCCAAGACCCAAAGTCTTCTGGTCCTTGGGCAGCAGCAATCGAACAAGGTCTTGAACCTCCTAAGCGACCCTATCGAGGAGTTCagcgctgctgctgagaGTTCTGGTCTTGCGGTTCACGATGGTCAACGAACCAACAAGAGAGCTCGTGAAAACTAAGTCACTGAAGAGGTACGGAGAGAGTTCTGGATCAACAGAACAGTGCTTTAGCTCAGGGAAGGGCACCTAGACGGATGGGCTATCAGCAAAGCTGCTTAGTAGAGGCGCGGGAAGGCCCCAGAtgggagctggaggtgaACGAATACGAAACGACTTATGAGTTCAGTCGCAGAAGAGCTGCGTATGAAGACACTAATGATGTATGAGTTATGTTATGATTTCTAATAATCTAGAGATAATGCCCATCTTCTCTGAACGATCGTGACGTTGTGTTGCTTATAGATTAGTACTTAGCCGTATGCATGTCACTGGACTGAATAAGCAAGCATTCCAAAAATGCATCTGCCATGGGTGGTTATTTACAATTCGCTGCTCTCAACAAGTTACTAAGGAAGATTTTGATGAGTCTTGGACTGACAGTTGTACAGCACTGGCAAGCTCTGAAACCCCTTTTAGCCAACCAGCCTGTCTTCTCTCGCATTGCCTTCTGGGTCCTCTCTTTTGTTTTCCTCCTCACAAAGACAAATTTCTCTCGCCTTCTCCAAGCCAGACTACAAGGGTTGGCACTGCTTTACTCTCAACATCCCTCCGCTTTCACTTGTGAGtatcttctcatccttctcctttcttGCGACTAACTCTGGTTCATTTTTTTCGGGAAACCATGTCTTCTCCTCCTGAAGACTCTCATCCCCCAGGCACCGTGTCGCGTCGCCTACCGTTATCCGCGCTCGTTTCTGAATGCGATCACACCCTGGATATCAACATGTTCAGAGCGAAATGGGAAAACGACAGCAACGATCgcaagagaagatggcgcAGAACCCAAGTCTACATGGCCCTGAGATCTTTCGCAAAAGCCAAGGAAGTCATGTCAGATCGAGCGATCAATGAGCTGTGCGAGTATCTAAAGAGAGGCACATGGAACAGCACGGCCAGGAATGCCAGTGGGCATCCTTGCTACAAGCACTTCAAGGGCACGTCGCCATGTCCCTCGCCCTTTGCTGGACCATACTATCCctacttcttcatcattcaGGCTCTGTTTCCGCTCGGCGAAGCTGTCAAGGGAATGTATCGGGACCTCTCAGACCTGTGGGAGATGGATCTCGATCCCACTAGACCTTTCTATCCACGTCTTGCTGACTCCGAGCGAGAgttctctctcatcatgggCCAGAAACCTAGTCCTCAGGTCCCTGGTCCTGGACCTGTCACTATGTCGTCCGCGGACCAACCTCAGTCTCCCAAAGTGAAAGCTGAGCAGGACAGTGGAGAAGATAATCATACTCTCAAGCGCAAGGCTCAGCCAGAGATGTTAAGTAACAAAAATTCCCCCGATAACGATGGAGAACAACTTACAAGTGTTCGAAGTGACATCAAACAAGAAACCTCCGAGTTCCAAACTCAGCTTCACAAGGACACCACTGGAAGTTAGGAAATTTCCGATCGACATCTTGATGAATTGAGAAGAAAAGCACGGGAAATTCGCCGCCATCCTATCAAAGCGCAGAAGTACGCAAATGCTGCTTTCAAGCTCGCAAACACCCTCATTGAGGACCTCGGCAGAACAATTGATCATTCCGATGGTGGTATCTCAGAAGAGGAACGACCCAGCAAGCGGGTTCGCGAGAACTGAGTTCAGAAAACAGGGCAAAGAGCTGCCGATGGCTCGAAATGAGCTGCAACGCAGCTATTGAGCGTCTTAGTATTGTCGCCCTGCATGAGGAGCAACCCAACAAGCGAGTTCGTGAGAACGAAGATGCCAAAGGCCAAGGAAGAAAGTTAATTTTGGTGGAAGCGGTGAAACCCTGTTCACGGCACGGAGTTTCTTTTGGTagcatcaaggatgagataTATTATCAAGGCTGCTCAGGAGATGAACGGGAGAGCCGCTCAAGGGAAACAGGAAGATGTATGACAAGGTTCGGCATAACTATCAATAAACCAGAAGTAATACCTACATGCTCCGAATGGCCGTGATGCCGCGTTGTCTATATGTACTGTCAGCCAATCTATGAAAAGTGACACCCTCCACGAAAAGATATTTTGAGATGTAGACTCGACACACTCCTCACAACCAGCCGAAGAGAGGCAAGAAACCTCAACATATCGACCCCTAAACGATGAAcagacttaggtaagtttgGAATAGATTTAGTAGAGCTTTAAATCATTTAGGTATTTTAGCACTTAGACTACaagtcagaagttttcttacCCAGTAAGCCAGCGCATAACCATCCAGCAACTGCCAAACCTAGACAGCCACATAGAAAACATCACATTCTCAATATCGAACAAGACAAAGGGACGTTTTATTCCACCACCTGAGAGACAGTAACTATGATAGTATGTTGATCTTTGACAAATGACACCATGTCAACTcgtaagataataaataaaaaaaagtaaCCGCAAATAACCAAACCACCATAAAgggaaaaaggaaaaaaaatGTGACGTCTGTCTTAGCAAAcaaaaaaagcaaaaaaggACGACAACAATAGCGTGGTATGTAATTTTTCGCCGTGAGCTTTAAGGATACACCGGATAAATAAACTTCGACACTTTACACAGATGGGATATCCCTCATCCCCTTCATCTTTCATCTTCCATCCTTAAATAAGATCTCCTGAAACTCTTCCAGGATTTTTCCACTCATGTACCCCATATCCGCAAGCAAAATGACGAAGTGTGGTAAcaaaaacaacaacaacaaaaagACAGGAGAGGAAAGAGACGAAGTAGGACGATGTGAAGTTTCCAAAGAAAGAACCATGTCAGTTGTGTCGAACCTGTTTCAGTCAAACACCGCGGAAGCGTCGGTAACATAAACAAAAAACAAAAAGTGCTCTTTTCCCCTGAAGCCACCACATGAGGGAATTTCACCTCCAGGACCAGATCGCCGAATGACCATGATATAGTTTCCACTCAGAACGCCGTGACAAATGATGCCTGATTAAGTCTGACCCAAGATCGTGTGTGTAATGCCAGCCAACCCAAACCTTCTCGCAAGTCATTAATCTGCTCCTATCTCATCTCCCATGGGGAAAGCTTCCGTAAAATTGAAGGCTGAGTTATCACCATCTTGGTCGTGGAGGAACGAATCAAAGTCGAAGTCATTGAGCACGTCACCCGAGTTGAGGGGGTTGGCCAACTCCATGCCGCCGCCATCAAACTGTAAGCAGAGTCAGTATCTGGTTTCACCACTAAGGAGATTGCACGTACCAATGGGCCAAAGCTGTTATCCATACCCATCATTTGATTGGGGTCGTGCTGAGGAGCTGgtggctgaggaggaggagcggTTGTTGCAGCTGCGGGAGCATTAGCAGCTGGGCCAGTCGTTGGCTGACCATTCTGACCGGTGTTGCCAGCTTGCCCATTCTTATTGAAGTTGGCAGCATTGGCGTTTTGAATGGGTGTCGCAGGAGCTGGAGTATCCTGCGACTCGTTGTTATCATTTGAAGGAGTTGCACCAGCATTGTTGAGGTTCTGGTTCGCCTTCTTGTTGGCAGCAGCGCGCTTGAACTTGTTAGTATCTACAGAGTACAGTTCACCAGTTAGACATACCTTATCCTTGGCGGTCTcggacttcttcttcttgggggcGGCCTTGTTAGCTTGGCTAGGAGTTGGCGGTGCAGCTGCTGCTTGTTGAGGGGATGCTGTTGTCCTGCTGTTGGCTCCATTTGCACCAGCAGGTGGTGCTTGGGGAGGAGGCATCGATCGTTGCTGGGGAGTTCCCTGGATCTGAGGACTTTGCTGCTGCATCTGCTGAGGCACCATCTGTCCATTGGGTCCTTGCTGCCACTGCTGGGGGTTTCCTTGAGGCCCTTGGCCTGGCTGGCCTTGCTGTTGTCGTGCGGCGGCCATCATCTGTTGCTGGTTCATCTGTCCATTGAAGGGTTGACCAGGGTGAGAGCTAGGGGGTCGCATGCCGCCGTTCATCGGAGGTTGGCCTCCCATGTTGCCATCCATCTGCTTGAAGAAGTGAGGTGCCATGTTGGGATCCATCTGGTTGCCCATGAAGTTCATGGCCGGGTTGGGAGAGCCACGGGATTGACCACCCTCGGGGACCGGTGAAGGAATGCCAGAGTTGTTCATCTGGGGTGTGCCGCGCTTCATCTGCTCAGCAGGGTTGGGTGAGGCACCTGGTCGCATGGCCTGGGGCGATGTATCCGGGAACTGGCCGTTGGGTCCAGGACCCCCTGGTTGTCCGGGTTGGCCTTCTCGGGGCATGCCATTGCCGCCGACGGTATCTTGCTCTTGGCGGGCCATCATGAGtcgcttcttgttctgctGCTCTAGAAGCATTAGCTGCATTTGATAGTCTTGGAGGGCATGGTTGCTTCCCCCTCCGTTTTGGGGACCTCCAGGTCCCGCCCGGATGCCGCCTGGGCCTCCCATCTCGCCTGGGTTGTAGAACGCATTGAGAGCGGTTCCATCAGGACCCTGGGCCATCATTGGGgatccttggccttgaggaacGGCATTGGGCATCTGCTTGCCTCCCATCTGAGTACCATGGTGTTGCTGCAGGTTCTGCGAGTAGGTCGCGATCGACTTTTGCTGAGCGGCGGGCGGGGCGGCGGCAAAGTTCTGCAGTTGCTGAGGATGTAATGAGTGAGGATTGATGCCATTGGCAAGTAACGTTTGTTGAGCGGCGGCAGTGTTGGCTCCTCCGGGCATCTGCTGGCCTGGCATACCTTGACCGGGACGGCCATTGGGCATCATGCCGGGCTGGTTAGGGTTGAACGGTGCGCCATCGATGCGCTGTCGCTTGGAAGGCGAGGGAGCGTTCTCCCCAGACGCTGGTGAAGAGGGTCTGTTTTGGCCATCCATACCGGAGGGATCTCGCTGCATCTGGTTCTGCTTGGCCTGCTGTAGCATCATTTGAGGGCTGGGTATCACTGTTAGGCGAGGGGCTTGTAATACGATGAGAAATAAGATGCTCACTTGTTTTGGTTGTTAGCCATGGCGGCGCGGGCAAGGTTGCCCTGCTTCATGTTCATCATGCCGCCGTTCTGCATGTTGCGCATCATCTGATATTGCTGCGTAGCCATATCTGGTCTCATCTGTCGCAGAAGTTCCTGCTGTTGATTCTGCTTTAGCCGGGATTGCTGCTACATTGCCACCGAGGGTCAGCATTGGTCACCAGCCAAAGTGGTTACCAAATGTTAGGGGCATGGCAGTCAATCTGACACCATCATCCATTGAGTGGGTGAGATGCCAGACTGGAGTGCCCTGGGTGGCAGCATgacagaaagaaaaagatgGCTTACCTGAGTATGTTGAACATATTGGTTGATGGTATTGTTTCCGCTCTTGGCGCGCTGCGCGTAGTAAATGTCCCAAAAGACGGAGAACCACTCGTAGAGAAAAGAGGTGTCGGAAGCAGGCATGGGAAGCTTCGGCGGCGGCAAGTCTTCAGGAAGTTTGGAATCGATGTCGTCCTTCGAATCGGTATCCATGGGATCGTCGCCAACACCGTTGATGACATTTCCGTTCTCGTCGCGACGACGGTTCGCGCCATCCTTGCTGAGGACGTTGACCTGTTGATCGCTGGAAAGGAGAGATCGGGCGCAATCGTACATTCCCATGCGGATAAAGTATTCGTAGATATAGGTGTTAAGAACGCTGCGCTGGTTATCGTTTGCCTGTTGGCGAGACGCGGCggcagcagccgcagcagccTGGGGGTTGACGCCGCCGTTGTTCATCATGGGCATGGGGGCACCTCCAACAGGACCACCCATGGGGTTCATGTTGGCCATGTTAACGTTTGGATTCATGGCCATAACAGTTCAGAAGTAACCGGAGAGGAGACAGAGAGAGGCCTATAGGCTCTGCTGCAGCGACGACAGCAGTCGGGGGCTCGTGTAGCCACGGGGGCGTGCCACCAGGCGGAGCAGCGCTGGATAGCGTCCCAACGTGGACGTGACGGGCAGTGAAGCCAAAGGTCGCGAGCGAAGGGATCACCGGCGAAGGAGACGTGGACGCGGTCCAAGTTGCCAGGCGCGCGGTCGGGCGGGGGACGAAGATCGCGAGAAACCACGAGACCAGGAGGCGAGAATGGGAGGCGAGCCCGAGCAGAGGGAATTGGAGGATCGTGTCAGGCGTCGGCAATCGGCGGAAAGGAATATCGCAGGAAATCAGAAGTGATAAAAGCGTAGCGTGCACTGCAATGCGATACTACGCGATGCGATAGTCGACCGAAAGTCGATGTCGCGGTGATGAGTTGGAGATAAGAAGTATGTAGGATGAATATGGTGTGGTTGGTGTAGGTTGGATTTGGCGGAGTGTCGAGGTAACTGGGAGTGGAAAGTGGGCGCTGGGCTTGTGCTTTCCTGAGGTGATGGACGCTGCCTCAGTTGCTAAGTGTAAAAAAACGAGTGCCTGGGGTTGGGTATTCGCCAGGGGTGGGAGGGTACTTGTGGTTCTGCGGGCAGCTCGAGCAAAGACCAAGTACCTTGGAGGATTCAACGGAACGCCTCCAAGGACAAGCGGGTACCTCCAAATTATATGCTGAGTGCCCTTCTATCCAAGTACCGACAGCAAACGGAAACGATCCAAACGCCAGACGGACGGGAACAGTGGAGGACGGGAGACCCAGTATAGATGCAGTAGGTTGATCAACGTCAAACTCTTCTGCAATTATCAAACGCGACGGATACTCGCCGTTTGAAGCTTTTCAAAGCAGATGGCACAACGGCCGAGTAGAAATGAGGTGCTTTGTTtgatggaggaggaaaaggtgTGAGAGTGAGTTTCAAGGGAGCAAGACAGAGGTTGTGGGTGAAAAACGTGGTCGGTCCTTGATTTGGGCGGTGGGAATCCCTCCAGTCAGTGAATGAAAAGGAGGAGGACGGTCAaacttttcttcttccttcttccctGTGAATCGCTCCCTGAAACTTTGTCAATTGATAGAGTCTAGGAATAACGGTCACTTAATCATGTGAAAggtttatttttttttagtAGACATTCTCAATTACTGTATTGTGATGTAGCCCTCTCCGCATATCAGAATTGGTACCAACAGTGAGTGATGCGCCTCCGATGGTTAGATGCATGCAATTTACAAGTATAGCAGACCTTGCTCCAAAACGGTAAAACACAAATTACAAGGCCGGCCGTCTGTCAAAAGCTTAGGTTTCCCTGGGACCTGGAGACAGATCCACCAAATTGGGATGCTTTGACTCCTTGCAGCTAAAAGAAACCGGGACGGTCGATCATAAGAACGAATGGATGCATATAAGCGAATCCAACGTGAACATTGAAGTCAATTGCGAGACGTTGAAACCCCTCGAGATTTAGTCAGAATTGACTATTTTAGTCCCTCATTGTTCTCCGTGATCCTTTTCAAAGACATTCGACTTGGCCACAAACTACCGAGACCGGTTTGATGCACATGGAACATGTACAGAAGGGAGGCTGGCTTCTAACCGGGGTTAAGCACAGGGCTGCCAACGTGCCCTGTGAGGCTCAGTAAGCTCAGCGCGTCCTCAGCGACACTCAGCGGCCTAGACCGCAGCTGTAGTGGATGCTCTTCAGGGGCTCTCACCAAGGTTTGCACGTTAGCGGACCCGAATGATCATAGGTCGCGTCACCCCACACAATGGACCCTTGATCTGAGGGACGCGCCCTGGGGCTAGACGGTCATCCTCGCCATTGGCGCGCTGAGTTTGTCGCGTTACATTCTAGTACGTAAATCTCAGACCAAGGTGCGTAATATCTGGACCGACGCTCAAAATGTCCCCGGTCTTGAGACCTCAGGCATGATATCGGAGACAAAACGGTAACCCCTTTGCCTCAGGCACACATGTCACCATCATTATGGTCTGAGCCTGTACccccagggagcaagaagacTTCTGACGTTCAGCCAGGGTGCCAAAATTAACTGGGCTAAAAATGTGCTAAGATTTGCCCaaacttacctaaatcttttcatcacttaggataaaggtcctaagttttcttgcctccttTAGGTACCTCCACTAACAAATCCCGTTTGACTGTTAATTGATCGTCTGTCATTTCGCGGGGATTTGACGTTATCAATCTACTAAAACCTGCCCCTTGTGTGATGGAGCTTCAACACTTCATTGTCCGGCGGAGTTGAGATACAATCTAAATCGCGTTTGTGAATAATTGACATTGAGTTTGTGTCGTTTGCTGATTAACTCATGATGTAGGTTTGTGGAAGCCGATAGAAATTAAAATCAATATCCAGATGCCTCTATAGTAAATGACAGGAGGATCTGTTTGTTTTGGTGTTCTCGCTTTCATTTATTACTGCAGTTGCTTTAATAAAACAAACTTCAGCTCGCAATATACCAACTTAAACTTTCATTACCCAGAAACGAATGCAAAATGTTTCATCGTAATATTCTGGCTCTATCACTATGGCGTAAGCTCAATTAACCGGCATTTCCAGCCTAGCACGTGGCTGACAGCTGTCTTCCATGGGTATCTACACGTGCTATGATCCCAAGCCATTCTCGCAAGATTGCTAAACGAAGTTTGTTCTGTAAGAAAGTTTGCTTCCATGCCAATCGTCCTGATCGGCACAATCTCGCTGTCTATGCCGTCGACGATCATTTGGGGGCATCCCCCCTGGATATCTAGAATTTCTCATagccatccatccatctgTGTCCTGCAATTGTTAAATCGTCATCACATAATCACATTCATAACTCCCCTCTTGCGTCTCTTAGTCATCCTCAGGGGGCAGTTCATCGTCGATGTATCGGATTAGCGATACCCTCATCTCTGTGCTGTCGTTGCCCCGCAACACATCACTGACGAAGTGAGCTTCAACTTGCATTTGCACCATTTCCAGAGCACCTCGTAGCACTCCACACAGAATGTTGGAGTACCAAAGTTGATCTTGCGCTCGACCATCGTCAGGGAGCTCGACAAAGTCGGCCAAGGGGTTCTCTTCAAATACCAGCGAGAACTGGTCATTTTCACTTGTCCAATTCATCACTTGGGGAGTAATGTTGAGGAATATCTTGAACCCAACCTGGTTCTATCGTTAGTCATTGCCAAACGCTGCGCAGGAAGGCTCCCTACCCTGGAGATCAT belongs to Fusarium oxysporum Fo47 chromosome V, complete sequence and includes:
- a CDS encoding uncharacterized protein (expressed protein), with protein sequence MSSPPEDSHPPGTVSRRLPLSALVSECDHTLDINMFRAKWENDSNDRKRRWRRTQVYMALRSFAKAKEVMSDRAINELCEYLKRGTWNSTARNASGHPCYKHFKGTSPCPSPFAGPYYPYFFIIQALFPLGEAVKGMYRDLSDLWEMDLDPTRPFYPRLADSEREFSLIMGQKPSPQVPGPGPVTMSSADQPQSPKVKAEQDSGEDNHTLKRKAQPEMLSNKNSPDNDGEQLTSVRSDIKQETSEFQTQLHKDTTGS
- a CDS encoding TRAPP complex core subunit BET3, with the translated sequence MAANKASRVGEEIWKTRIDKVNAELVTLTYGTIVAQLCKDYESDYAEVNKQLDKMGYNIGLRLIEDYLAKSNTMKRCANFRETAEMISRVGFKIFLNITPQVMNWTSENDQFSLVFEENPLADFVELPDDGRAQDQLWYSNILCGVLRGALEMVQMQVEAHFVSDVLRGNDSTEMRVSLIRYIDDELPPEDD